A genomic region of Phragmites australis chromosome 2, lpPhrAust1.1, whole genome shotgun sequence contains the following coding sequences:
- the LOC133909866 gene encoding acyl transferase 4-like has product MGFAVQRTSRSYVSPSAVTPCGTLELSVVDRVVGLRHLVRSLHVFASTAGRSGEERQQMSPAHVIREALGKALVDYYPLAGRFVDGPEGPASAYVECTGEGAWFVEAVAGCSLEDLGHLDQYPFAIPEGDLLPDAAPGVEPLDLPLMMQVTEFTCGSFVVGVISCHAIADGLGAGQFINAVGDYARGLPKPRVSPIWARDLVPSPPKLSSAPPPFPRMFQFRHFTVDLSFDSINKAKSQFFESTGQRCSSFDVAIAKTWQARTRALRLADSSARVTLCFFANTRHLLPKDSAGAAGFYGNCFYPVTVSAESGAVESADTAGVVAMIREAKARLPAEFARWAAGELVEEDPYELSFTYESLFVSDWTRLGFVEADYGWGTPSQVIPFAYHPCMPIAVIGAPPTPRTGARIMTRCVEEEHLPAFTEEMKVFEK; this is encoded by the exons ATGGGGTTCGCGGTGCAGAGGACCAGCCGGTCGTACGTGAGCCCGAGCGCGGTGACGCCGTGCGGCACGCTGGAGCTGTCGGTCGTCGACCGTGTGGTGGGGCTGCGCCACCTGGTGCGCTCGCTGCACGTGTTCGCGTCCACAGCGGGGCGCAGCGGCGAGGAGAGGCAGCAGATGTCCCCGGCGCACGTTATCCGCGAGGCGCTCGGGAAGGCGCTGGTGGACTACTACCCGCTGGCCGGGCGGTTCGTGGACGGGCCGGAGGGGCCGGCCAGCGCCTACGTGGAGTGCACCGGCGAGGGCGCCTGGTTCGTGGAGGCCGTCGCCGGGTGCAGCCTGGAGGACCTCGGGCACCTGGACCAGTACCCGTTCGCCATCCCTGAGGGCGACCTGCTCCCGGACGCCGCGCCCGGCGTCGAGCCGCTCGACCTCCCGCTCATGATGCAG GTGACGGAGTTCACTTGCGGTAGCTTTGTGGTGGGCGTGATCTCCTGCCACGCCATCGCCGACGGCCTAGGCGCCGGCCAGTTCATTAATGCAGTTGGTGACTACGCCCGTGGCCTCCCTAAGCCGCGCGTGAGCCCAATCTGGGCCCGCGACCTCGTCCCAAGCCCGCCGAAGCTGtcctccgcgccgcctccctTCCCACGGATGTTCCAGTTCCGGCACTTCACGGTGGACCTCAGCTTCGACAGCATCAACAAGGCCAAGTCCCAGTTCTTCGAGTCCACGGGGCAGCGCTGCTCCAGCTTCGACGTCGCCATCGCCAAGACATGGCAGGCGCGCACGCGGGCGCTTCGGCTGGCGGACTCGTCGGCGCGCGTCACGCTCTGCTTCTTCGCCAACACGCGCCACCTCCTGCCAAAGGacagcgccggcgccgcgggGTTCTACGGCAACTGCTTCTACCCGGTGACGGTGAGTGCGGAGAGCGGCGCGGTGGAGAGCGCGGACACCGCCGGCGTGGTCGCCATGATCCGAGAGGCCAAGGCGCGGCTGCCCGCCGAGTTCGCGCGGTGGgcggcgggagagctcgtcgagGAGGACCCCTACGAGCTAAGCTTCACGTACGAGTCGTTGTTCGTGTCCGACTGGACGCGGCTGGGGTTCGTGGAGGCGGACTACGGGTGGGGCACCCCGTCGCAGGTGATACCCTTCGCCTACCACCCGTGCATGCCCATCGCCGTCATCGGTGctccgccgacgccgaggacggGGGCCCGGATCATGACGCGGTGCGTCGAGGAGGAGCACCTGCCGGCGTTCACGGAGGAGATGAAGGTGTTCGAGAAGTGA